The nucleotide window GGAAATTGTTAAAAATGGCTTTATGGTTAATGAGGGAGATAAAGTTACGGTAAAAGATAGACAAAAAAATTATCAATATTTTGCATATTACAAACCCAGGGGATTATCAACCCAAGATCTTCCCGGAATCAGAAGTGTTATTACTGAATTTAAAGATAGAGGAATGTATCCTGTTGGAAGGCTAGATAAAGAGTCAGAGGGGCTTGTATTTATTACAAATGATGGCCGTTTTACTAGAGAAGTTCTTTCAAGAAAAGATGAGTATGAAAAAGAATACATAGTTACTGTAAGAGAGGATTTAAGACCCAGTATTTTACCGATAATAAGATCGGGTATGAAAGTAAGAGGGTTAGGACAACTTCTTCCAGTTAAAGCGGAAATAATTGATAAAGTCACCATGAGAATGATTTTAAAGGAAGGTAAAAGGCATCAAATTAGAGTTATGTTAAATGATTTTTCCTATACCATTGTTTCATTAAAAAGAGTTCGTATTGGTAATATTGAATTGGGAGATCTTCAACCGGGAGAAGTAAGACCTATAGATGTAAAATTATAAAAAACGACCAACTGCACCATACTTTCAAAATTAAGAAATAAAGATAATTGTAAAATACTTTCTGATAAGCTAGAGAAAAGGGGAATGACCTGTTATAGTTTTTGGGAAATGTCTTTTAATCCGAATAATCCAGAACGCATTCAAAGATCAGATGGGGGGTTATGGGGAAACAAAAATTTTATTGCGCATGGTTTATAAAAACTACCATTTAATATTTAATGAGAGGTATAGGAATATATTTTTAAAAATATTTAGATTTATGAAAAATTTAACAAAAAACAAAAAGACAATACTAATCTCAGCCATTGCTTTAACTTTTATTTCCATATTATTTTTTTTAGGAAGAAGCCACCTGAACACGGAGAATGAAAATGTACCATTTTTTAATAATAATTATGTAGATCAGAGAGAATTTTACAAGGGAATAGTATTAGAGATTCAGAGTGAGGATATCGGTCAAGAAATAGGTGATCACGTAGAGCAGCTGATGAGTGTTTCGATTCAAAGCGGTGATAGAAAGGGAGAGATTGTTACAGTTCATAACCAGACCGTATTTTTTGAGGATGGATTTTACTTATTTCGTGAAAATGACAAGGTAATCTTAATGAATTATAAAGATTTTTCAGGAGAAGAGAAATTTTATATTTCGGAGTATGATAGATCTGGGGGGATATTTTTTATTGTTATTTTCTTTTTAATTACAATTTTATACTTTGGAAGAATGAGAGGTTTCGGGGCTATATTAGGATTATCTTTTAGTTTTTTGGTTTTATTTTTTTATATGGTTCCCAGTATTGTTGCTGGTGCTAATATCATGCATGTTACTTTATTAGGAGCGTTTTTAATGTCAAGCGTTTCTTTATTTTTAGCTCACGGAATAAATAAGAGAATTGCAATAGTTTGGTTGAGTACGATTACTACCTTATCTATATCTATCACCCTTTCTTTTACCTTTGTTAGAATTGCCGGTCTTTTCGGTAGAGGATCAGATTTATTGGGTTTTCATATGTTTACTGATTATTCTTATATTAACCTAAGGGAGCTACTTCTTGCAGGAATAATAATCGGAGTTTTGGGAGTTCTTTCTGATATTACTTCAACCCAGACAGCGGTAATCTGGGAATTAAAGAAAGCTGACCCTAATCTTCAACTAAAAGATTTATATTCAAAAAGTTTAAACGTTGGAAGGCAGCACATCGCATCTTCGGTTAATACTCTAGTTTTAGTTTATGCCGGGGTTTCTTTTCCCCTTTTTATAGCAATCAAAACTGGAACATGGTTTCCATTGTGGGTGATTATAAACTCTGAGCCAATAGCGGAAGAAATA belongs to Candidatus Nealsonbacteria bacterium and includes:
- a CDS encoding 23S rRNA pseudouridine synthase F — its product is MDYPIRINKYLRDLGIASRREVDELVEGSFVLVNGEIVKNGFMVNEGDKVTVKDRQKNYQYFAYYKPRGLSTQDLPGIRSVITEFKDRGMYPVGRLDKESEGLVFITNDGRFTREVLSRKDEYEKEYIVTVREDLRPSILPIIRSGMKVRGLGQLLPVKAEIIDKVTMRMILKEGKRHQIRVMLNDFSYTIVSLKRVRIGNIELGDLQPGEVRPIDVKL
- a CDS encoding YibE/F family protein, whose protein sequence is MKNLTKNKKTILISAIALTFISILFFLGRSHLNTENENVPFFNNNYVDQREFYKGIVLEIQSEDIGQEIGDHVEQLMSVSIQSGDRKGEIVTVHNQTVFFEDGFYLFRENDKVILMNYKDFSGEEKFYISEYDRSGGIFFIVIFFLITILYFGRMRGFGAILGLSFSFLVLFFYMVPSIVAGANIMHVTLLGAFLMSSVSLFLAHGINKRIAIVWLSTITTLSISITLSFTFVRIAGLFGRGSDLLGFHMFTDYSYINLRELLLAGIIIGVLGVLSDITSTQTAVIWELKKADPNLQLKDLYSKSLNVGRQHIASSVNTLVLVYAGVSFPLFIAIKTGTWFPLWVIINSEPIAEEIVRIVIGTSSLILAVPISSIIASYLIGRIKEEDIKNWDNGNKFLN